One window from the genome of Glycine soja cultivar W05 chromosome 12, ASM419377v2, whole genome shotgun sequence encodes:
- the LOC114378589 gene encoding uncharacterized protein LOC114378589 produces MDASDLEKDLFSKVETNDYYTTVLKIKGLEHLPVGFYYFSEYMEDPSTMGHPVAMQRFYSDTNIFLLWSYGNSVDIKEPTVMELVIKTIEAIGGEVEHVILQRRFMYFPHVGSQDMKDGFYEKLESELQGSRNTYYVGGLMAFELTERNSSYAMALICKNFAYRNDFPIFPYTKNLFPLQALCQKKNRRELGELPEVQFPNLPTLNSYLTHWGTHPITQNRALYTWINEEGTPVCQRTYGELYFNSSCIAHKLLTSQKPVIKPGDKVLLIYVPGLDFIDAFFGCLRAKVIPVPILPPDPMQRNGQALIRIENVAKSCNIVAILSTVAYHSAVRAGSLKNLISLTEKNGKSSARWPNLPWLHTGTWVKNSKSMILEHLDKQCEPQPGDICFLQFTSGSTSDAKGVMITHGGLIHNVKFMRTRYKSTSRTTLVSWLPQNHDMGLIGGLFTSLVSGGSAVLFSPMTFIKKPLLWLETISKYQATHSAGPNFAFELLIQRLESDKDKLQNLDLSSLTFLMVAAEPVRQKTMKRFIELTSPFGLSEKVMAPGYGLAENCVFVSCAFGEGKPIIVDWQGRICCGYVNHKDADVDIRIVDPETCEELQEDGKEGEIWISSPSAGIEYWGREELSQKTFRNELHNHPGRSYTRTGYLGRIIDQKLFITGRIKDLIIVAGRNIYSADVEKTVETSSEFLRPGCCAVIGVPEEILSAKGISTPDGSDQVGLVVIAEVRDGKPVSKDLIEKIKTRVVEEHGVNVASVKLIKPRTISKTTSGKIKRFECVKQFTDETLNLVPQGSKTILTKKSLLRPFTTGAWGEEKRPGQQQVRSILAPRKRISKNEIVEFLKGLISEQTGIPINDISVTDNLTSYGIDSIGVVKATQKLSDFLGTPVAAIDVFTAS; encoded by the exons ATGGATGCAAGTgaccttgaaaaggatttgttcAGCAAAGTAGAGACAAATGACTACTACACCACTGTTTTAAAGATTAAAGGGCTAGAACATTTGCCTGTTGGATTCTATTATTTTAGTGAATATATGGAAGATCCTAGCACAATGGGACATCCAGTTGCAATGCAGAGATTTTATTCTGACACTAATATATTCTTATTATGGTCCTACGGCAACTCTGTTGATATTAAGGAACCGACAGTCATGGAGCTTGTAATCAAGACAATAGAAGCCATTGGGGGAGAGGTTGAGCATGTCATTCTTCAGCGTCGCTTTATGTATTTTCCTCATGTTGGCAGCCAAg ATATGAAAGATggtttttatgaaaagttggaATCTGAGCTTCAAGGTTCAAGGAATACTTATTATGTAGGCGGACTTATGGCATTTGAGCTCACAGAGAGAAATTCATCTTATGCCATGGCTTTGATCTGCAAGAACTTTGCATATAGGAATGATTTTCCAATATTTCCTTACACCAAG AATTTGTTTCCCTTGCAAGCTTTGTGCCAGAAAAAGAATCGTAGAGAATTAGGTGAATTGCCAGAAGTGCAATTTCCTAATTTGCCTACTTTGAATAGCTACTTAACGCACTGGGGAACTCATCCAATCACTCAAAACAGGGCTCTTTATACTTGGATTAATGAAGAAGGGACTCCAGTATGCCAAAGGACCTATGGAGaactatattttaattcttcttgcattgcACATAAGCTCCTAACAAGCCAAAAGCCAGTTATCAAGCCCGGTGACAAGGTTCTCCTGATCTATGTCCCTGGTTTGGATTTTATTGATGCCTTCTTTGGATGCCTAAGAGCTAAAGTCATACCAGTCCCCATTCTTCCTCCAGATCCCATGCAAAGAAATGGACAAGCACTAATTCGAATTGAAAACGTTGCCAAGTCATGTAACATTGTGGCAATTTTATCAACTGTAGCTTATCACTCAGCAGTCCGTGCAGGTTCGTTGAAAAATTTAATCTCATTAACTGAAAAAAATGGGAAATCCTCAGCTCGGTGGCCGAATCTTCCATGGTTGCACACTGGTACATGGGTCAAGAACTCCAAAAGTATGATTCTGGAACATCTTGACAAACAATGTGAACCTCAGCCAGGTGATATATGTTTCTTGCAATTTACCTCAGGTTCAACTAGTGATGCCAAAGGAGTCATGATTACTCATGGTGGGCTAATTCACAATGTAAAGTTCATGCGAACAAGATACAAGAGCACCTCAAGGACAACGCTAGTAAGCTGGCTCCCTCAGAATCATGACATGGGGCTGATTGGGGGACTTTTTACATCTCTTGTTAGTGGTGGATCTGCAGTTTTATTTTCACCGATGACATTTATCAAGAAACCACTCTTATGGCTTGAAACTATTAGCAAGTATCAAGCAACTCATAGCGCTGGACCCAACTTTGCCTTTGAGTTACTGATTCAAAGATTGGAGTCTGACAAGGATAAGCTTCAGAATTTAGACCTCTCATCCTTGACTTTTCTTATGGTTGCTGCTGAACCAGTGAGACAGAAGACCATGAAAAGATTTATTGAGCTAACCAGTCCTTTTGGCTTATCTGAAAAGGTGATGGCTCCTGGATATGGCTTAGCAGAAAATTGTGTGTTTGTCAGCTGTGCATTTGGAGAAGGTAAGCCAATCATTGTTGATTGGCAGGGAAGAATTTGTTGTGGATATGTTAATCACAAGGATGCGGATGTTGACATTAGAATAGTTGATCCAGAGACTTGTGAAGAGCTTCAAGAAGATGGAAAGGAGGGAGAGATCTGGATTAGTAGTCCAAGTGCAGGCATAGAATACTGGGGAAGGGAAGAATTGAGTCAAAAAACTTTCAGGAATGAACTTCATAATCATCCTGGACGTAGCTACACAAGAACTGGATACTTGGGACGAATAATAGATCAGAAGTTATTCATCACTGGAAGGATCAAGGATCTTATCATTGTTGCTGGAAGAAATATTTACTCGGCAGATGTTGAAAAGACAGTTGAGACTTCATCAGAATTTCTTCGTCCTGGTTGCTGTGCTGTCATTGGAGTCCCTGAGGAAATTTTATCAGCAAAGGGGATTTCCACTCCAGATGGCTCTGATCAGGTTGGCTTGGTTGTGATTGCAGAAGTAAGGGATGGAAAGCCAGTCAGCAAAGATTTGATTGAGAAAATTAAGACTCGTGTGGTAGAAGAACATGGAGTCAATGTTGCTTCTGTCAAGTTGATCAAGCCTAGAACCATCAGCAAAACAACATCAGgaaaaatcaagagatttgaATGTGTCAAACAGTTCACAGATGAAACACTGAACTTGGTACCACAAGGTTCAAAAACTATTTTGACAAAGAAGTCTTTGTTAAGGCCATTCACTACAGGAGCATGGGGAGAAGAAAAAAGACCAGGGCAACAGCAAGTAAGAAGTATACTTGCACCTAGGAAAAGGATCAGTAAGAATGAAATTGTAGAGTTCTTGAAAGGGCTTATTTCTGAGCAGACGGGAATCCCAATCAACGACATCTCAGTCACAGACAACCTGACATCCTATGGAATTGACTCAATTGGTGTGGTTAAAGCAACTCAAAAACTGTCAGATTTCTTAGGAACTCCAGTTGCAGCTATAGATGTTTTCACTGCATCCTGA
- the LOC114378590 gene encoding uncharacterized protein LOC114378590 produces MLISPAYLSITSYLNFILSASKWIDGFPWLNYLISLTFAPLAWILCIASTCICISLFGSSFLGPNYALTSEISIYSMDFVKWWALYKAQEISSKILAIHLRGTVLLNYWFEMLGARIGSSVLLDTVDITDPSMVSIGDEVVISEGVLVQSHEVKNGILSFHPIRIGKCSSIGPYAVIQKGSVIGEGVEVQALRKVGQDQHVFKPAKLNNDNKKCYVQNAELLITSKTQYDIIYHFMGIYLVGFLSSLAAVIAYFLYIWFSKQPPSPQHFTFVCICGAFHWIPFTIFTYATMFSEVSSNPIIFAISFTSAYLLHGFILIILTTAFTRLLKTCQKKTQFKTQLQCQMITSCHLRCAKLLSGTEAFCIYLRLLGAKIGKHCSIRAINRVSNPELMSIGDGVHLGDFSCVITGFHSSSGYVSGKVEVQDNSVIGSQSLILPGSLVQKNVILGALSVAPMNSTLQEGGVYIGSQSQVVIRNSVKNAYDEGIEEMDMVSKKRVGNLAAALHKNDSQKVTLTRTWYQTFSALFTQPLLQTVLPHMVLGLAVFAPLNCVFYLKSAKNLPIYWLLPLFWIHSGALAALACVIAKWILAGKKKAGEAVPIWSQRITLDNTWQAIRTLVGDYFMDMTSGSFWFVLWMKLMGAKVDMEHAVYVDSMGALLNPEMVKIERGGCVGREALLFGHVYEGEGGMVKFGEIKIGEYGFAGSRAVAMPGVQIESEGNLSALSLAMKEEIIRSR; encoded by the exons ATGCTGATATCTCCTGCATACCTATCTATTACTAGTTATCTAAATTTCATCCTAAGTGCCAGTAAATGGATAGATGGATTTCCCTGGTTAAATTACTTAATTTCCCTGACTTTTGCACCTCTTGCTTGGATTCTTTGTATTGCTTCTACTTGCATTTGCATTTCATTATTTGGAAGCTCTTTCTTGGGGCCAAACTATGCCCTTACCTCTGAAATCTCCATCTACTCAATGGATTTTGTTAAGTGGTGGGCACTATATAAGGCCCAAGAAATTTCTTCTAAAATTCTGGCTATACACCTCAGAGGAACAGTGCTTCTAAATTACTGGTTTGAGATGCTGGGTGCAAGGATTGGATCCTCAGTTTTACTTGATACAGTTGACATCACTGACCCATCTATGGTGTCAATTGGAGATGAAGTTGTCATTTCTGAAGGTGTTTTGGTTCAAAGCCACGAGGTAAAGAATGGAATTTTAAGTTTCCATCCTATTAGGATTGGCAAATGTTCTTCCATTGGACCTTATGCTGTTATCCAAAAAGGAAGTGTTATTGGAGAAGGTGTTGAGGTACAGGCCCTGCGGAAGGTTGGACAAGACCAACATGTGTTCAAACCTGCAAAGCTTAATAATGATAACAAGAAATGTTATGTACAA AATGCAGAACTACTCATTACCAGCAAAACTCAATATGATATTATCTACCACTTTATGGGAATCTATCTTGTTGGCTTTCTCAGCTCCCTTGCTGCAGTCATTGCCTACTTCTTATATATTTGGTTCTCCAAGCAACCTCCATCACCCCAACACTTTACCTTTGTTTGCATATGTGGGGCCTTCCATTGGATACCCTTTACAATCTTTACATATGCTACCATGTTTTCTGAAGTCTCATCAAACCCCATCATCTTTGCCATTTCATTTACCAGCGCCTACTTGCTTCATGGTTTCATACTCATCATTCTCACCACTGCTTTTACTCGTCTCCTCAAAACTTGTCAAAAGAAAACCCAATTTAAAACCCAGCTTCAATGCCAAATGATAACTTCCTGCCACCTTAGATGTGCAAAACTTCTCTCAGGAACAGAAGCCTTCTGCATATATCTACGCCTTTTGGGTGCAAAAATTGGCAAGCATTGTTCCATTAGAGCCATCAACCGAGTTTCAAATCCAGAGTTAATGTCTATTGGTGATGGTGTCCATCTTGGAGATTTTAGCTGTGTAATTACAGGCTTTCATTCTTCAAGTGGATATGTTAGTGGAAAAGTTGAGGTTCAGGACAATTCGGTTATTGGTAGTCAAAGTCTAATCCTCCCTGGTTCTCTAGTCCAAAAGAATGTGATTCTTGGTGCACTTTCAGTTGCTCCAATGAATTCTACACTTCAAGAGGGTGGTGTCTACATTGGATCACAATCCCAAGTTGTCATAAGGAACTCAGTGAAGAATGCTTATGATGAAGGGATAGAAGAGATGGACATGGTAAGTAAGAAAAGAGTTGGTAATTTGGCTGCAGCACTGCACAAAAATGACTCACAGAAAGTGACCTTGACCAGAACATGGTATCAGACCTTCTCCGCACTCTTCACTCAGCCACTGCTACAAACAGTGTTACCTCATATGGTGTTAGGTTTAGCAGTTTTTGCTCCCTTGAACTGTGTTTTTTACCTAAAGAGTGCCAAGAATCTTCCAATATACTGGTTGCTTCCCTTGTTTTGGATTCACTCGGGAGCCTTAGCCGCATTGGCGTGTGTGATAGCAAAATGGATTCTTGCAGGAAAGAAAAAGGCAGGTGAAGCAGTGCCTATATGGAGTCAAAGGATCACATTGGACAACACATGGCAGGCCATTAGAACCTTAGTTGGAGACTATTTTATGGACATGACAAGTGGATCATTTTGGTTTGTGCTGTGGATGAAGTTGATGGGTGCAAAAGTGGATATGGAACATGCAGTTTATGTAGATAGCATGGGGGCCTTATTGAACCCTGAAATGGTGAAGATTGAGAGAGGGGGTTGTGTGGGGAGAGAAGCCTTGCTCTTTGGACATGTATATGAAGGGGAAGGAGGAATGGTGAAGTTTGGAGAGATCAAAATTGGAGAATATGGGTTTGCAGGGAGTAGAGCTGTGGCGATGCCAGGTGTGCAAATAGAGAGTGAGGGCAATCTTAGTGCTTTGTCACTTGCCATGAAGGAAGAAATCATTAGATCAAGGTGA